Genomic window (Streptomyces sp. TG1A-60):
CGCCGGGGGGCGCCGCCCAGGCCCTCGGTCGACCGTGCGCGCCGGGCGGCGGCGAGCGGGCCGGCGTGGACCGGCCGGGGGTCAGCCGGCGTGGACCGGTGCGAACGGCGGGGCCGGTGGACGGTCCGGGAGGAAGCCGTGGGCTCGGCGGGCCAGGTGCTCGGGCTTGTAGCGGTCGACCTGCCGGTGCCAGTTGAGGATGCCGGAGAGCCAGTTCCGCAGGTCGGCCACATAGCCGTCCATGGTCGCGCGCGCCTCATCCGACAGCTGGAAGTCGTCGTAGACGACGGGGAGTTCATGGGCGACGACATGCTCGAACTGCCGCATCCGCTGCGTCATCAGGTCGTGCACCACGGTGAGGCCGGTCGGGTAGTCGCAGCCGAAGAAGTTCTGCACGACGAGGATCGCGTTGTGGACCTCGCCCTCGTACTCGATCTCCTTCTGGTACGAGAAGACGTCGTTGACGAGGCACGCGTAGTCGATGGCCGCGTTCTCCAGCGAGCGGACGGGGCCGCTGCGGTAGACCTCGTCCGGGATGCGGGGGCCGTGGCCCATCCTGCACAGGCTCAGGGTGAGGTCGGAGCCGAAGGTGGCGCGCCGCATCTCCAGGTAGTCGACCGGGTCGGGGACGCGGTTCTGGAGCTGGTTGAGCACCTCCCACACCCAGCTCTCGGTCATCTTGTCGACCGCCTCCTTCAGGGTGCGCCGCTGGTCGGGGGTCATGGCCGCCGTCGTACGCGCCCAGAGGTCGACCAGGCCCCGTTCCATGCCGTTGACCGGGACGGGGACCGGTTCCCCGTCGACGGGCATGCAGTCGGAGAGCCGGGCCGTGGTCAGGCGTGCGGCGGCGAGGTCGCGGCGGTGGCCGAAGACGAGCGGGTAGTAGTCGTCGCCGTAGGTGCCCCAGGCCAGCCACTGGGAGCTCAGGTCGAGTTCCTCGGGGGTGGCGTCCGGGTCGAGGCCGGCCGCGCAGAGCGGAAGGTCACCGGCGGCCAGCTTCTCCTCGTCCCAGACGCCCTCGCTCAGCATGCCCATCGCCTGCGTCCAGGCGGCGAGGCGGGGGCGGGCGGCGTCGAGGTGCGGGCTGAGCTCCACCGTGAACGGCATGTGGAAATCGGGGAGCAGGGACGGTCCGACCTTCTGGTACGGCACATGTGTGTGGGCGCGCAGCCGTTCCACCGCGGCGGTCGCGAGCAGCGCCCCCATGTCGGCGGCGGACGTGCCGAACCCGGCCCGGGTGACCAGGGCGGGGCCGGACAGGAGCGCGCCGCCGAGGTCCAGAGGGCCGCGCGAGGAGGTGGCTCCGTCGTTCATGTAGCGGCTCGACCGCATGTGCCACTCGTGGCCGCCGGACTGCCAGTCCTGCAGTCCCTTGGTGTACGCCGCGACGGCGGCGACCTCGTCCGGGGTGAGGCCCTTCTCCAGGGCCAGCGCGGGCACTTCGGTGAGCGCGGTGTTCTCGAACTGGTGCAGCCGGGAGGTGAGGATGTCGTTGACCGTCTCGGCCGCCTGCTGGGTGCCGCAGCCGAAGAAGGTCTCCAGGACGAGGACGCCGTTGCTGTTCTCGCCCTCGTCCTCGACCTCCCGCTGGTACGAGAACAGGTCGTTGCGCAGGTGGACGGCGTCGGAGAAGGTCTCCATCAGGACTCGCAGAGGCCTCGACTCCGCGACGGACGCCGGTACTTCGGCGGTCGCGTACTCGACCAGGCCGGCGGACCAGGGCGCGCCCCCGACCTTGCGGCGCATCTCGACGTACTCGACCGGGTTGGCGATCCGGCCCTCGTTGATGTTGGACAGCTCCCACAGGGACTCGTTGAGCAGATGCTCGGTGGCCACGGCGAAACGGCGGCGCCAGTCCATCGACATCGAGGGCACCGTGCGCGCCCAGAGATCGGCGAGGCCCGCCTCCACCGGGTTGCGCGGCTCCGGTACGGGGGTGGAGAGGTCCAGCGGCATGAAGAGCGGGAGCCGGTCGAGGTGGGCCTTGCCGCCGGGGCGGTCCTGGGAGCGCTTGAAGAGCTCCAGGAAATGGTCGTCGAAGAAGAACACCCACACGTACCAGTCGGTGATGAGGGAGAGCGCCGGTCCGCCGCAGTCGGGGTGGGTGTACGCGCACAGCAGACCGTAGTCGTGCGCGTCCAGGTCCTCCTGCCCCCATACGCCGGAGCCCTCCAGCATGCCCGTCTCCCGCGCCCACGCGGTCGAGTGGGTCCGGGCCTCTTCGAGGTGGGGGTTCAGCCGCGCGGGATACGGCATGTAGAAGTGCGGGAGTTCGAACGGCTGCGTCATGGCCGGGCCCTACCCGTGCCGTTCGGCGGGCATCCGGACGGGGATACATGATCACACCATCGCGTGAATCCGGGCACGAAAGCCCACTCCCCGCCCGTCACGGGGTCACGGGGCCTCGGGAGAACGCCCGCCGCCGTCAGAGCCTGACCTGGATCAGCGCCCTCGTCCCGCTCGTACGCCACCGCTGCCCCTCCGAGGCCACGAGAGCGGACTCCGTCTCGGGGGTCAGGCCGACGACGACGTCGGACTTCAGGGTGCGCAGGGCGGCGACCGGGCCGGGGAAGGAGGACGTGGCCTCGGCGAAGGAGGTGGTGGGGGGCCGGAGTCGGTCGCCCACCAGACGGCGGTAGTTGAGGTCGCCCTTGAGGAGGGTGAGGGTGGCGGAGGCGAAGTCGGCGCGGAGGTCGGAGGGCATGTCCGCGTAGGGCGAGGGGGCGCAGGAGAAGGGGTGGGTCCGCAGGGTCAGGCGGCCGTCGCGGAGTGCGGAGCGCAGGCGGTCGCCGGCGTCGGTCTTCGCGGACACCAGGTGGCGTACGGCGTCGAGGGTGTCGTCGGTGGTGGCGTCGGAGACGAAGTACGGGTACGGCTTCAGGTGCAGGAGGGCGCGGTCGAAGTGGCCGTGGGTGAGGAGGTGGTCGATGAGGAGGAGGTCGGGGATCAGTTCGCGGCCCGCGTTGTCGGCCACCAGGCAGAGCGTTCTGCCGCCGGGGCCCGTGCCCCGGCCCGTCAGCAGCGACAGGAGCGACTCGCTGTCGTCCGAGACCAGTCGGGAGTCCGTGGCGGCCGGGTTCTCCTCGGTGGTCTGGAGGCGGAAGCCCAGGTCCGCTCGGTTCCCCCAGAGGGAGCCATGGAGGAGGGCCTTGAGCTGTGCGGGGAGCGGCTGTTGCGACAGGGGAGCGAGGGCCGTCAGTTCGGCGGCTGCCTCGGGGGTGTCGAGTTCGGCGAGCTTGAACGGGCGGAACGGGTCCACGCCCTGCCAGGGGCCCGGGGTGAAGTAGTCGACCGCGTGCAGGAGCTGGCGATAGAAGCAGCTCTCGGCCACGAGGAAGGGCAGGGAGAACCAGGAGTGGCCGGCGTGGCGGCGTACGTTCCAGGTGTCCCACCAGTCGTCGCCCGGGGGTGGTTCGACGGTGCCGTGGAGTGTGCCGGCCAGCAGGTCGTCGAGGGCGCGGCGCTGTTCGGGGCCGTAGGGGGTGGCGTCCTGGACCCTGCGGATGAGGGCGGGGTGCCGTTCGGCGAGGACGCTGTGCGGGAAGGAGGCCGGGTCGTCGCAGCGGATCACGGGGGCGTCAGGCATGGCCGGTGGCTCCTCCCGGACCGGAGGGGCCCGCGGGTGTCCCGGGCGGCAGCTCCACGTCCCTCAGCCGCTCGTCGATCTGCTGGTCGAAGCCGGCCTCGGTCCATACGTACTTCCTGAACTGGTCCGGGGTCAGCGGGCCCGGCCACGGGGTGCCGGCGGGGTAGAACACGCACGCGCAGGACGCGCAGTGGTGGGCCGGGCGCCACACGCGTTCGGCGCGGGGCTCGCCAGCGGCGACGGCGGCGCGTTCACGGAACTCGCCACGGATCACGACGAGGGTGCCGACGAGGAGCAGGACGGCGAGGAGGGTGCCGCCGATCGTGTACGGGGGTTTGTCGTGCTGTACGCCGCTGTGGGCGAGGCCGGCGCCGATGCCGGCCAGGACCATGCCTTCGAGGACGTGCATCACGCTGTCGGATCCCGACGGCACGTCCGGGGTCTTCGCCAGCCGGTCGGACAGTCCGGAGCGCGCCGAACCGGGGTCGGCGCAGGCCTCGGCGACCGTTCGCACCGGCGGCCCCGAAGCCCCGCAGCGGGGGCACACCACCGCGGCCGGAGCCCCGGCCGGTCCCTCGGTCTTCTCTGTCGGCATGCCCCTACGCTAACGGTCGCTCCGACGCACGGGCGCCGGCGGCCGGCCGATGCCCGCTCGCATCGGTCGGCCGCCGGCAGTGGGGGGTGGCGGTCGGTGGGCCCGGCTTCTCAGCCGGGGATCAGAAGGTCAGCTTCCAGCTGTTGAGCCGGCCGGTGTCCGCGGACGCCACGTCCTGGACGCGCAGCTTCCAGGTGCCGTTCGCGGTCTCGCCGGACGCGTTCACCGTGTAGGTGGTCTTCACGTCGTCGGCGGAGTCCGAGGTGCTGGAGGACTTGAGACGGTAGGCCGAGCCGTCGGGGGCCACCAGGTCCAGGACCAGGTCACCGCGGTAGGAGTGGGTGATGTCCACGCCGACCTGGAGGGCCGAGGGCGCGTTGCCGGTGCGGCCGGTGACGGAGATCGAGGACTCGATCGCCGAACCGCGGTCCGGGATGGAGACGGCCGTGGTGTTGCTGAAGGTGGTGCCCTCCGTGTCGCCTCCGCCCGTGCCGCCGGTCACCGCCCGCACCGTCTTGGCCGCGTCGGCGAGACCGGCGCCGCAGCCGCCCGAGCAGGTGCCGGGCAGAGCACGCGAGTTGTTCTTGATCGCCGACTCGATCCGGGCCGGGGTCAGCGCGGAGTCCGCCGACTCCAGCAGCGCGGCGAGGCCCGCGATGTGCGGGGCGGCCATGCTGGTGCCCTGGTAGTACTCGTACTTCTCACTGCCCGGGCCCCGCGTGCCGCTGTTCAGCGTCGACAGGATGCCGTTGGAGAGGGCGGAACGGGTTTCACCGCCGGGGGCCGCGATGTCGACGACCGAGCCGTAGTTGGAGTAGGACGAGCGGGAGCCGGCGCGGTTGGTGGCCGCCACCGAGATCACGTTGTTGCAGCTGGCCGGCGAGAAGTTGCCCGCGTTGGCGTTGCTGTTGCCCGCCGCGACGACGACCGTGGTGCCGCGGTTCACGGCCGCGTTGATCGCGCTCTGGGTGGCCGTGGAGCAGGAGCCGCTGCCACCGAGGCTCATGTTGATGACCTTGGCGACGTTGGTGTTGGCGGGCACACCCGACACGGTGCCGCCGGACGCCCAGGTGATCGCGTCGATGATGTCGGAGTCGTAGCCGCCGCACTTGCCGAGCACGCGCACCGGGGAGACCTTGGCGCCGTAGGCGATGCCGGCGATGCCCTTGCCGTTGTCGGTGGCGGCGGCGATGGTGCCGGCCACGTGCGTGCCGTGCCAGGAGGAGGGCTGGCCGACCCAGTTGGCGGAGCACTCCCTGTCCACGGTCCAGTCGCCCGGGTCGGCGGGGTTGCTGTCCCGGCCGTTGCCGTCGTTGGCGACGGCGGTGTCGGAGATGAAGTCGTAGCCGCCGACGATGTTCGCGGCGAGGTCCGAGTGGGCGACGTAACCGGTGTCGATGACGGCGACCGTCACCCCGGAGCCGGTCACGGAGTCCCAGGCGCCCGGCACGTTCATGCCCGCGGTGGACTCGAAGAGGTCCCACTGCTTGTTGTACTCGGTGTCGTTCGGGGTGGCCAGCGGCTTGTTCAGCCGGTCCGGGACGACATAGGCGACCTGCGGGTCGGCCTGGTACTCGGAGATGACGTCGGCGACGTCCGTCTTGGTGAGGTCCTCGCCGAGGTCGACGAGGGCGGCGCCGCTGCCGAGCCGGCGCTCGAAGCCGAGTCTCTCGCCGGCCTCCTTGCCCTTGGCCGCGGCGTCGGCGTCGGCGGCCTTGTCCGACTTGGCCTCGGCGGCGCCGGACTTGTAGCCGACGATCAGGCGCTCGGCGACGGTACCGGGGGCGGCCTCGGTGGCACCGGCCACGGCGGGGGCGGCCTCGGCCTGGTCGGACGGGGCCTGGGCGACGGCGACCGAGGAGGTCATGCCCGCCACCAGGGCAACGGAGACCGCGACGACGGAGATGAGCTTCCGTCCGGCGGCACGGGAGGGGGAAGTACGCAAGGGCTTCGCCTTTCGTGGCCTGCTCATGTCAGGGGAGGAGCGGCGGTGAAACGCTTCTTCATCGAAGCGGCGGGGGGGTCCAGAAAGGGGTGGCGCTGAGGCCGGCCAGGCGCGAGCTGCATCAGGGGTTACCTGGAGTTCAGCTGTGCGATGACCATAGGCAAAGCGCAGGTCACGGGGATACGGGGAAAACCCTCGACCCGTCGGTAACTTCCCTATGCCGCCCGACAGTCGGGCCCGGATATGACACTTCGCCGGTTTCGCCGAGGCGCTGCCCCCGTACGGCGCGTGACGGGATCCGGCCGGCCGAACAAGGTCGGCGCGTGGAACACTGCACGCGCGGGTTCCGTACGTCTCCGTGGACCGCCCGAGCCTGGACTCGGGTGCTCGGATCCGGGATCCGAAGCCCCGGGCACCAGCCCTCAGCCGCCGGCACCCGTCCCGCGGAGCCGGGTTACGACCCCACGAAGCCGCTGAGCGGTCCGACCTGCCCGAGAGGCCGTTCGCCTCGGTCACCGACCCGCAGCTCCGGGACGGCTCGTACCGTTTCCCTGCGAAGCCGCCGACGGACCGGCCAGGGCACCATGTGCTGTGCGCCATCCGGCACGACACGAGCACGGTGGACACCTGCTACTCGTGTTCGGACGCGGCGTTCCCCTGGGTGAAGCAGGCCGACTCGAAGACCGATGGCGCACGTCCGGCGAAGCCACCCGCCGGGGGCGAGGAGACCGAGGCCGAGAAAGTCGGCGGCGGAAAAGCCCGGGCCCGCCGCCAAGCCCACGCCCATGCCCATGCCCACGGAGTCCACGGAGGCGCCGCCCGTCGCAGCGGACACGGGCGCCGGCGACGCTCGGGCAGTCGACCCCGACAGCCCCGTCGGCCTCCACGACGGACGAGAGCGGCACCACCGTGCCACTGGTGGAGGGCGGTGCCCGCGGCGTTGGTACTCGCCGCGGGCACCGCCCTCTTCCCGCGCGGACGCGGGCACCACTCTCACATCAGCTGCCCGTCAGGCGACTGATCCGTGTCCTGGTTCAGTTGACGTGGACCGACGCGCCGCCCTGGGTGGTGTTCGTGACGGGCGCGTACTTCGCGGTGAAGTAGCCGCTGCTGAAGCACAGGGACGAGCCGGAGGTCTTCGTGAACGCCTGGCCGACGAAGTTGATGCTGTTGTCGTCGTTGCTCGCCGTGCCGGTGATGCTGGGCGCCTGGTAGACGCAGTTGATGCTGCCCAGCAGGGTGCGCAGGACGACGGTGGTCTGGATGACCGAGCCGGCGGACGGGGTGATGGAGACGGCACCGTCCGAGGAGACCGCGGCCGTGTAGGGCAGGTTGTTGACCGTGACGCCGGTGACGCCGAGGACACCGAACACGTTGCTGGTGCAGCTGCCGAACGTGTGGCTCGTGACCGTCTCGGTGGCCGTGCCGGGCGCCGCCGGGTTCTCCTCGACCACGGCCTCGAAGCCCGACTCGGCGCAGGAGACACCACTGGTGCCGGTGGCGCTGGAGTAGAACGTGGCGGCGGTGCCCGAGGCGAGGGAGGCGTTGAGCACGTCCCCGGTGGCGACCGCGTCACCCGCGGGACCGCCGGTGGTGAGCACGGTGTCCGCGGCGGAGGCGGGGCTGACGGCCGACACCATCAGGGCGGCGGTGGTTCCGACGAGGGCAAGAAGGGATCGCGTACGCATGAGGATGCCTCTTCTCAGGAAGCGAGGGCCGCAGATGACAGCCCTCGGGAGGTGCGGGTGACAGCCCTCGGGAAGCGAGGGCTGCGATGAGTCGCACGCGAGCGGGACCGTTCGCGCGGGGTGACGCGGCGATGCCGCACGGCGCTGTACGGTCGCCGCCGATCCGTGGCACGCCTTCTCCGTACGTGACGGATCGACGGCGACAGCCGGGGGCCGGGCACGGTCCGGTGGAGGGGAAAGGCGACCGTGCCCGGCACCTCGGCGAGGGGTGGTGCTGCGTTGGGCCGCGCGGCGCGTTCGGGTGTGTCACCCACACCCCGTCTGCGACGGGGAGTTCGGGACGGTGACATACGCCGCGCGTTCGGATCCGGCGCCACGGATCCGCGGGGGGAACCCGGGAGAGTTGTAGACCTGGGAATGAGTCAACGTCAAGGCACTTCAAGGAAGTTGACGACCCGTGACAACACGCCTGGAGGCACAGCCGAAGGCTGCCGGACGACAAAACCAAAGGTGAGAGTTGTTCACCTTTCACGGATGCGGCACAACCGACATCCTTTTGCCACAAGCGCCTTGACCCTTGAATGTAACCACCGGTAACTTCGCGAATGGCTACTGCGGCGTAGCAAGCAGGCCCTCGCATGCTCGGGAGGTGTGCGCGGGTGTGCGCCGCAACCGCTGTCCGCGCCAGGACAACGTGCCGTCGAAGCCCCATCTGCAATGACTTGGAAGTCCAGGGAGCACACATGGCCTCGTCCTCGGACGCCACGGCGTCCACCAACGAAAGACCCGAGGGTCCCGAAGCGTCCGGAAGACGCGGGCGGGTCCGCCTGAAGCGCGCCGCCGTGATGGCGGTGCCGGCCACGGCGGTCGCCGCCGGGTTGATGGTCCTCACCGCGCAGGGCGCTCTGGGTGTCCAGTTCGCCATCTCGGGCATGCCGTTCGTCGTCACCGCCGACAAGCTCGAAGGCCAGGGCTTCGCCCAGTTCGGCGCGCTGGACCACATGATCGAGAACAGCCCCAACGAGGGCGACACCGGCGGTCAGGTGCTGGTCGTGACCTCGGTCGTCAAGAACGGCAAGCTGACCAACCTCTGCCAGAGCGTCGACCTCGGCGGCATCCAGCTCGTCCTCACCGCCGGCAACAAGTCCACGCCGGTCAGTGTGAAGAACCTGGCGATCGACTCCGACGACATCAAGGGCGACGCCGCGTTCAACAACATGGAGATCGGCCGCGACTCCAGCACGTTCGACAAGGTCGGACAGCAGGGTCCCCCCGGTGTCTACGGCCAGCAGGCGGACTCGGTCACCATCACCGACCTGTACCAGCACAACTACGCCGCCACCGCGGCCGTCTTCAAGCTCCCCGACCTGCACATGAGGTTCCAGAGCGAGGGCTGTTCGAAGTGAGCCGGTTCCGGGAATGGAGAGGACACCGGCCGTTCGCCGGTGGACTGCTGCTGGTGCTGGGCGGCGCCGAGATCCTGCTGACCATGAAGGCGCCGCTGCCGGTCATCCTGAAGATCGGTATGCAGGGCCTGGCGGGTTATCTGCTGCCCTCACTGATGATCGTGTGCGGGTTGCTGATCGTCTTCAACCCCGCGCAGCGCCTGTTCTACTCCATCCTCGGGATCATGCTCTCGCTGGGCACCTGGCTCACCTCCAACATCGGCGGCTTCGTCGTCGGCCTGCTGATGGGTGTGATCGGCAGCTCGCTCGCCTTCGGCTGGCTACCGGACCAGGAACCCCGGCCGAAGCGCTCCGCGAGGCGGCGGGAGAAGCATGTGGCGGAGCTCGGTTAGTCGAGGTCGTTCGGCGGGTGCGGGTGAGTCGTGGTCGTTCGCGCCCACGCCGCGGAGCCGCGTATCGACAACAGCCCCGCGCCTCTCCTGGGGCGCGGGGAACGGCACTCACCGTGC
Coding sequences:
- the cyc2 gene encoding germacradienol/geosmin synthase Cyc2, with the protein product MTQPFELPHFYMPYPARLNPHLEEARTHSTAWARETGMLEGSGVWGQEDLDAHDYGLLCAYTHPDCGGPALSLITDWYVWVFFFDDHFLELFKRSQDRPGGKAHLDRLPLFMPLDLSTPVPEPRNPVEAGLADLWARTVPSMSMDWRRRFAVATEHLLNESLWELSNINEGRIANPVEYVEMRRKVGGAPWSAGLVEYATAEVPASVAESRPLRVLMETFSDAVHLRNDLFSYQREVEDEGENSNGVLVLETFFGCGTQQAAETVNDILTSRLHQFENTALTEVPALALEKGLTPDEVAAVAAYTKGLQDWQSGGHEWHMRSSRYMNDGATSSRGPLDLGGALLSGPALVTRAGFGTSAADMGALLATAAVERLRAHTHVPYQKVGPSLLPDFHMPFTVELSPHLDAARPRLAAWTQAMGMLSEGVWDEEKLAAGDLPLCAAGLDPDATPEELDLSSQWLAWGTYGDDYYPLVFGHRRDLAAARLTTARLSDCMPVDGEPVPVPVNGMERGLVDLWARTTAAMTPDQRRTLKEAVDKMTESWVWEVLNQLQNRVPDPVDYLEMRRATFGSDLTLSLCRMGHGPRIPDEVYRSGPVRSLENAAIDYACLVNDVFSYQKEIEYEGEVHNAILVVQNFFGCDYPTGLTVVHDLMTQRMRQFEHVVAHELPVVYDDFQLSDEARATMDGYVADLRNWLSGILNWHRQVDRYKPEHLARRAHGFLPDRPPAPPFAPVHAG
- a CDS encoding damage-control phosphatase ARMT1 family protein → MPDAPVIRCDDPASFPHSVLAERHPALIRRVQDATPYGPEQRRALDDLLAGTLHGTVEPPPGDDWWDTWNVRRHAGHSWFSLPFLVAESCFYRQLLHAVDYFTPGPWQGVDPFRPFKLAELDTPEAAAELTALAPLSQQPLPAQLKALLHGSLWGNRADLGFRLQTTEENPAATDSRLVSDDSESLLSLLTGRGTGPGGRTLCLVADNAGRELIPDLLLIDHLLTHGHFDRALLHLKPYPYFVSDATTDDTLDAVRHLVSAKTDAGDRLRSALRDGRLTLRTHPFSCAPSPYADMPSDLRADFASATLTLLKGDLNYRRLVGDRLRPPTTSFAEATSSFPGPVAALRTLKSDVVVGLTPETESALVASEGQRWRTSGTRALIQVRL
- a CDS encoding S8 family serine peptidase; translated protein: MRTSPSRAAGRKLISVVAVSVALVAGMTSSVAVAQAPSDQAEAAPAVAGATEAAPGTVAERLIVGYKSGAAEAKSDKAADADAAAKGKEAGERLGFERRLGSGAALVDLGEDLTKTDVADVISEYQADPQVAYVVPDRLNKPLATPNDTEYNKQWDLFESTAGMNVPGAWDSVTGSGVTVAVIDTGYVAHSDLAANIVGGYDFISDTAVANDGNGRDSNPADPGDWTVDRECSANWVGQPSSWHGTHVAGTIAAATDNGKGIAGIAYGAKVSPVRVLGKCGGYDSDIIDAITWASGGTVSGVPANTNVAKVINMSLGGSGSCSTATQSAINAAVNRGTTVVVAAGNSNANAGNFSPASCNNVISVAATNRAGSRSSYSNYGSVVDIAAPGGETRSALSNGILSTLNSGTRGPGSEKYEYYQGTSMAAPHIAGLAALLESADSALTPARIESAIKNNSRALPGTCSGGCGAGLADAAKTVRAVTGGTGGGDTEGTTFSNTTAVSIPDRGSAIESSISVTGRTGNAPSALQVGVDITHSYRGDLVLDLVAPDGSAYRLKSSSTSDSADDVKTTYTVNASGETANGTWKLRVQDVASADTGRLNSWKLTF
- a CDS encoding lytic polysaccharide monooxygenase; this translates as MDRPSLDSGARIRDPKPRAPALSRRHPSRGAGLRPHEAAERSDLPERPFASVTDPQLRDGSYRFPAKPPTDRPGHHVLCAIRHDTSTVDTCYSCSDAAFPWVKQADSKTDGARPAKPPAGGEETEAEKVGGGKARARRQAHAHAHAHGVHGGAARRSGHGRRRRSGSRPRQPRRPPRRTRAAPPCHWWRAVPAALVLAAGTALFPRGRGHHSHISCPSGD
- a CDS encoding Tat pathway signal sequence domain protein, with product MRTRSLLALVGTTAALMVSAVSPASAADTVLTTGGPAGDAVATGDVLNASLASGTAATFYSSATGTSGVSCAESGFEAVVEENPAAPGTATETVTSHTFGSCTSNVFGVLGVTGVTVNNLPYTAAVSSDGAVSITPSAGSVIQTTVVLRTLLGSINCVYQAPSITGTASNDDNSINFVGQAFTKTSGSSLCFSSGYFTAKYAPVTNTTQGGASVHVN
- a CDS encoding DUF6230 family protein produces the protein MASSSDATASTNERPEGPEASGRRGRVRLKRAAVMAVPATAVAAGLMVLTAQGALGVQFAISGMPFVVTADKLEGQGFAQFGALDHMIENSPNEGDTGGQVLVVTSVVKNGKLTNLCQSVDLGGIQLVLTAGNKSTPVSVKNLAIDSDDIKGDAAFNNMEIGRDSSTFDKVGQQGPPGVYGQQADSVTITDLYQHNYAATAAVFKLPDLHMRFQSEGCSK
- a CDS encoding DUF6114 domain-containing protein; this encodes MSRFREWRGHRPFAGGLLLVLGGAEILLTMKAPLPVILKIGMQGLAGYLLPSLMIVCGLLIVFNPAQRLFYSILGIMLSLGTWLTSNIGGFVVGLLMGVIGSSLAFGWLPDQEPRPKRSARRREKHVAELG